In the genome of Streptomyces sp. NBC_00190, one region contains:
- the ccrA gene encoding crotonyl-CoA carboxylase/reductase, whose amino-acid sequence MKDILDAIQSQAATADDFAALPLPDSYRAITVHKDETEMFAGLTTREKDPRKSLHLDQVPVPELGPGEALVAVMASSVNYNSVWTSIFEPVSTFSFLERYGRLSELTKRHDLPYHIIGSDLAGVVLRTGPGVNAWKPGDEVVAHCLSVELESSDGHNDTMLDPEQRIWGFETNFGGLAEIALVKSNQLMPKPGHLSWEEAASPGLVNSTAYRQLVSRNGAGMKQGDNVLIWGASGGLGSYATQFALAGGANPICVVSSPEKADICRAMGAEAVIDRNAEGYKFWKDEHTQDPKEWKRFGKRIRELTGGEDVDIVFEHPGRETFGASVYVTRKGGTIVTCASTSGYNHEYDNRYLWMSLKRIVGSHFANYREAWEANRLVAKGKIHPTLSKVYSLEDTGQAAYDVHRNLHQGKVGVLALAPEEGLGVRDHELRATHLDAINRFRNI is encoded by the coding sequence GTGAAGGACATCCTGGACGCGATCCAGTCGCAGGCCGCTACGGCCGACGACTTCGCTGCCCTGCCGCTCCCCGACTCGTACCGCGCGATCACCGTGCACAAGGACGAGACGGAGATGTTCGCCGGGCTCACCACCCGCGAGAAGGACCCGCGCAAGTCCCTGCACCTGGACCAGGTCCCGGTGCCGGAGCTCGGCCCGGGCGAAGCCCTGGTGGCCGTCATGGCCTCCTCGGTCAACTACAACTCCGTGTGGACCTCGATCTTCGAGCCGGTGTCCACCTTCAGCTTCCTGGAGCGCTACGGGCGCCTGTCGGAGCTCACCAAGCGACACGACCTCCCGTACCACATCATCGGCTCCGACCTCGCGGGCGTCGTGCTGCGCACCGGCCCCGGCGTCAACGCCTGGAAGCCGGGCGACGAGGTCGTCGCGCACTGCCTCTCGGTCGAGCTGGAGTCCTCCGACGGCCACAACGACACGATGCTCGACCCCGAGCAGCGCATCTGGGGCTTCGAGACCAACTTCGGCGGCCTGGCGGAGATCGCACTCGTCAAGTCCAACCAGCTGATGCCGAAGCCCGGCCACCTGAGCTGGGAGGAGGCCGCCTCCCCCGGCCTGGTCAACTCCACCGCCTACCGCCAGCTGGTCTCCCGCAACGGCGCCGGCATGAAGCAGGGCGACAACGTCCTGATCTGGGGCGCCAGCGGCGGACTCGGCTCGTACGCCACCCAGTTCGCGCTGGCCGGCGGCGCCAACCCGATCTGCGTCGTCTCCTCTCCGGAGAAGGCCGACATCTGCCGGGCCATGGGCGCCGAGGCGGTCATCGACCGCAACGCCGAGGGCTACAAGTTCTGGAAGGACGAGCACACCCAGGACCCGAAGGAGTGGAAGCGCTTCGGCAAGCGCATCCGTGAGCTGACCGGCGGCGAGGACGTGGACATCGTCTTCGAGCACCCGGGCCGCGAGACCTTCGGCGCCTCGGTCTACGTCACCCGCAAGGGCGGCACGATCGTCACCTGCGCCTCGACCTCGGGCTACAACCACGAGTACGACAACCGCTACCTGTGGATGTCCCTCAAGAGGATCGTCGGCTCGCACTTCGCGAACTACCGCGAGGCGTGGGAGGCCAACCGCCTGGTGGCCAAGGGCAAGATCCACCCCACCCTGTCGAAGGTCTACTCCCTGGAGGACACCGGCCAGGCCGCCTACGACGTCCACCGCAACCTCCACCAGGGCAAGGTCGGCGTCCTCGCGCTGGCCCCCGAGGAGGGCCTGGGCGTCCGGGACCACGAGCTGCGCGCCACGCACCTCGACGCCATCAACCGCTTCCGCAACATCTAA
- a CDS encoding protein meaA produces the protein MTERQKDRPWLMRTYAGHSTAEASNELYRRNLAKGQTGLSVAFDLPTQTGYDPDHILARGEVGRVGVPVSHLGDMRRLFQDIPLEQMNTSMTINATAMWLLALYQVAAEEQGADISQLQGTTQNDIVKEYLSRGTHVFPPGPSLRLTTDMIAYTVNHIPKWNPINICSYHLQEAGATPVQEISYAMSTAIAVLDSVRDSGQVPEERFGEVVARISFFVNAGVRFIEEMCKMRAFGRIWDKVTRERYGIENDKQRRFRYGVQVNSLGLTEAQPENNVQRIVLEMLAVTLSKDARARAVQLPAWNEALGLPRPWDQQWSLRIQQVLAHESDLLEYEDIFAGSHVIEAKVDSLVADCLAEIDRIQEMGGAMAAVESGYLKSELVSSHAERRARIEAGEDKIVGVNCFQQTEENPLTSDLDGAIMTVDPAVEALTVERIVRWRAERQESSDRQGDGDPFVFPTTQQALERLKEAAAGTENLMEATLECARAGVTTGEWSSALREVFGEFRAPTGVSSAPVAVTAEPGTPMHEVREKVARTADELGSGRLRLLVGKPGLDGHSNGAEQIAVRARDAGFEVVYQGIRLTPEEISSAALAEDVHCVGLSILSGSHSALVPDVLERLRAAGAGDIPVIVGGIIPNADAVTLKAAGVAAVFTPKDFGITEIIGRIVDEIRKANKLDPLQDTANLASTEVPA, from the coding sequence ATGACAGAGCGCCAGAAGGACCGTCCGTGGCTCATGCGGACGTATGCCGGCCACTCCACGGCCGAGGCGTCCAACGAGCTGTACCGCCGCAACCTCGCCAAGGGCCAGACCGGCCTGTCGGTCGCGTTCGACCTTCCGACGCAGACCGGCTACGACCCCGACCACATCCTCGCCCGCGGCGAGGTCGGCCGGGTCGGGGTCCCGGTCTCCCATCTGGGCGACATGCGGCGGCTGTTCCAGGACATCCCCCTGGAGCAGATGAACACCTCGATGACGATCAACGCCACCGCCATGTGGCTGCTGGCGCTCTACCAGGTGGCCGCCGAGGAGCAGGGAGCGGACATCTCCCAGCTCCAGGGCACCACCCAGAACGACATCGTCAAGGAGTACCTCTCCCGCGGGACGCACGTCTTCCCGCCGGGGCCGTCCCTCCGCCTGACGACGGACATGATCGCGTACACGGTCAACCACATCCCGAAGTGGAACCCGATCAACATCTGCAGCTACCACCTGCAGGAGGCCGGAGCCACTCCGGTCCAGGAGATCTCGTACGCGATGTCCACCGCGATCGCCGTCCTCGACTCGGTGCGCGACTCGGGCCAGGTGCCCGAGGAGCGCTTCGGCGAGGTGGTCGCCCGGATCTCCTTCTTCGTGAACGCGGGCGTCCGCTTCATCGAGGAGATGTGCAAGATGCGCGCCTTCGGCCGCATCTGGGACAAGGTCACCCGTGAGCGCTACGGCATCGAGAACGACAAGCAGCGGCGCTTCCGGTACGGCGTCCAGGTCAACTCCCTGGGCCTGACCGAGGCGCAGCCGGAGAACAACGTCCAGCGCATCGTGCTGGAGATGCTGGCCGTGACCCTCTCCAAGGACGCCCGCGCCCGCGCGGTGCAGCTGCCCGCCTGGAACGAGGCGCTGGGTCTGCCCCGGCCCTGGGACCAGCAGTGGTCGCTGCGCATCCAGCAGGTCCTCGCGCACGAGAGCGACCTGCTGGAGTACGAGGACATCTTCGCCGGATCCCACGTCATCGAGGCCAAAGTCGACTCCCTGGTCGCCGACTGCCTGGCCGAGATCGACCGGATCCAGGAGATGGGCGGCGCCATGGCGGCCGTCGAGTCCGGGTACCTCAAGTCCGAGCTGGTCTCCTCGCACGCCGAGCGGCGCGCGAGGATCGAGGCCGGCGAGGACAAGATCGTCGGTGTCAACTGCTTCCAGCAGACCGAGGAGAACCCGCTCACGTCCGACCTGGACGGCGCCATCATGACGGTCGACCCGGCAGTGGAGGCGCTCACCGTCGAGCGCATCGTCCGCTGGCGGGCCGAACGTCAGGAGTCCTCGGACCGGCAGGGGGACGGCGATCCCTTCGTCTTCCCCACCACCCAGCAGGCCCTGGAACGCCTCAAGGAGGCCGCGGCTGGGACCGAGAACCTGATGGAAGCCACCCTGGAGTGCGCCCGTGCGGGTGTCACCACCGGCGAGTGGTCGAGCGCGCTGCGCGAGGTGTTCGGCGAGTTCCGCGCCCCGACCGGGGTCTCCTCGGCCCCGGTCGCGGTCACGGCCGAGCCCGGTACGCCGATGCACGAGGTCCGCGAGAAGGTGGCCCGTACGGCCGACGAGCTCGGCTCCGGCCGGCTGCGCCTGCTGGTCGGCAAGCCCGGCCTGGACGGACACTCCAACGGCGCCGAGCAGATCGCCGTCCGGGCCCGCGACGCCGGCTTCGAGGTGGTCTACCAGGGCATCCGGCTGACACCCGAGGAGATATCCTCCGCGGCGCTGGCCGAGGACGTGCACTGCGTGGGACTGTCCATCCTGTCCGGATCCCACAGCGCACTCGTCCCGGATGTCCTCGAACGTCTGCGCGCGGCGGGGGCGGGTGACATTCCCGTCATCGTCGGAGGCATCATTCCGAACGCGGATGCCGTGACACTGAAGGCGGCCGGTGTCGCCGCCGTCTTCACGCCGAAGGACTTCGGCATCACGGAGATCATCGGCCGCATCGTCGACGAGATCCGCAAAGCCAACAAGCTCGACCCCCTTCAAGACACCGCAAACCTTGCAAGCACGGAGGTCCCCGCATGA
- a CDS encoding TetR family transcriptional regulator: protein MSQPAKTSPRTATAPDAQESTAGTKAAAQRLKMRRELAAAAMELFATKGYEATTVDEIAATAGVARRTFFRHFRSKEEAIFPDHDDTLTRAEAVLDAAPAHEHPLDTVCRGIKEVMKMYAASPAVSVERYRLTREVPALREREIASVARYERLFTRYLLAHFDEQDHHDGNDDPLLAEVAASAVVTAHNHVLRRWLRAGGQGDVEAQLDHAFAIVRKTFGTGIGAGRTLSTTPAPPAEVRTQGEVLVAVARTDAPLDEVMRTIEEALRTK from the coding sequence ATGTCCCAGCCCGCCAAGACCTCACCCCGCACCGCCACGGCCCCCGACGCCCAAGAGAGCACGGCCGGTACCAAGGCGGCCGCTCAGCGGCTCAAGATGCGGCGCGAGCTCGCCGCGGCCGCGATGGAGCTGTTCGCGACCAAGGGGTACGAGGCGACGACGGTCGACGAGATCGCCGCGACCGCAGGGGTGGCGCGCCGGACCTTCTTCCGGCACTTCCGGTCCAAGGAAGAGGCGATCTTCCCGGACCACGACGACACCCTGACGCGTGCCGAGGCCGTTCTGGACGCGGCCCCGGCACACGAGCACCCGCTCGACACGGTCTGCCGCGGGATCAAGGAAGTCATGAAGATGTACGCCGCCTCGCCCGCGGTGTCGGTGGAGCGCTACCGGCTGACGCGCGAGGTGCCGGCGCTGCGGGAGCGGGAGATCGCCTCGGTGGCCCGGTACGAGCGGCTGTTCACCCGCTACCTGCTGGCCCACTTCGACGAGCAGGACCACCACGACGGCAACGACGACCCGCTGCTGGCCGAGGTGGCCGCCTCCGCGGTGGTGACCGCCCACAACCACGTGCTGCGGCGCTGGCTGCGGGCGGGCGGTCAGGGGGACGTGGAGGCGCAGCTGGACCACGCCTTCGCGATCGTGCGCAAGACGTTCGGCACGGGGATCGGCGCGGGCCGCACCCTGAGCACGACGCCGGCCCCGCCGGCGGAGGTCCGTACGCAGGGCGAGGTGCTCGTGGCCGTGGCCCGGACGGACGCCCCGCTGGACGAGGTCATGCGGACCATCGAAGAGGCACTGCGCACCAAGTAG